One segment of Labrus mixtus chromosome 10, fLabMix1.1, whole genome shotgun sequence DNA contains the following:
- the si:ch211-145o7.3 gene encoding forkhead box protein N2 → MENSSHTLPPPSPCPITFEVSLPFSSSPQQTNGRVSLPLSPISFPPSPSSLSPSTAESSHSPSPLSHCTASQCLNGQPIQCLSPSNISDQDDLTCLNWLHQRGNLLPLQPIPKMTALPQLEASQPTQPLPPASSKPPYSFSSLIFMAIEDSPDKRLPVKDIYEWIVNNFPFYRTASGGWRNSVRHNLSLSKSFRRIQRDKSQCVGKGSLWCVCPEYQPALLEVLRKTHSYHSTNSNLINKPELLEGADFEMPAVCDSLEISDALSHTLLLSSPSPQTLTMDNLPFSENPTCPLTPDHEELVTMESVDYQQEEVCEDMEKDPLSDSGYIELHYYQSQQYQYLVLPGDTELDLETVEILQLDAEAQEAAGSLLDLAGGGY, encoded by the exons ATGGAGAATAGCTCTCACACACTGCCTCCACCATCACCGTGTCCTATCACTTTTGAAGTGTCCCTGCCTTTCTCTTCCTCGCCGCAGCAGACAAATGGCCGTGTTTCACTTCCACTCTCCCCCATTTCATTCCCCCCGTCCCCTTCCTCGCTATCTCCATCGACAGCAGAGTCtagtcactccccctcccctctctcacactgcacAGCGTCTCAGTGTCTCAACGGACAACCCATTCAGTGCCTGAGCCCGTCAAACATATCAGACCAAGATGACCTGACCTGTCTCAATTGGCTGCATCAGAGGGGCAACCTACTGCCACTGCAGCCCATCCCCAAAATGACAGCACTGCCTCAGCTAGAGGCCTCGCAACCCACCCAACCTCTACCTCCAGCCTCGTCCAAACCCCCATACTCCTTCAGTAGTCTGATTTTCATGGCAATAGAGGATTCGCCTGACAAGAGGCTGCCAGTGAAAGACATCTATGAATGGATTGTCAACAATTTCCCATTCTACAGGACCGCCTCCGGAGGATGGAGGAACTCTGTCAGACACAACCTGTCCCTGAGCAAGAGCTTCCGCCGCATTCAGAGGGACAAGAGCCAG tgcgTGGGAAAGGGatctctgtggtgtgtgtgtccagaaTATCAACCGGCGCTCCTTGAGGTGCTGAGGAAGACCCACAGTTATCACAGCACCAACAGCAATCTGATAAACAAGCCTGAACT GTTGGAAGGAGCTGACTTTGAGATGCCTGCAGTTTGTGATTCTCTTGAGATTTCAG ATGCTCTTTCtcacaccctcctcctctcctcgcccTCACCTCAAACCCTGACCATGGATAACCTGCCTTTCTCTGAAAACCCAACGTGCCCTTTGACACCTGATCACGAGGAGCTTGTCACCATGGAGTCAGTGGACTACCAACAGGAGGAGGTCTGCGAAGACATGGAGAAGGACCCCCTGTCAGACAGCGGGTACATTGAGTTACATTATTACCAGTCTCAACAGTACCAGTACTTGGTGCTGCCAGGTGATACTGAGTTAGACCTGGAGACCGTAGAGATATTGCAGCTGGACGCCGAGGCGCAGGAGGCTGCTGGGTCACTGCTGGACCTGGCAGGAGGAGGATATTAA